A window from Planococcus maritimus encodes these proteins:
- a CDS encoding amino acid ABC transporter permease — protein MENLLDVNFLIESFPAILSRLPVTIGIAVGSLLLSLLIGVAAALIKIYKVPVLSVITSIYISFIRGTPLLVQIYLVFYGIPKIIYFLQSEYGWLQSADVNSIAPEFYALMAFSINLGAYLSETIRSAIESVDRGQFEAAKAIGMTPVQMMLKIVFPQALTVAIPNLGNMFISTIKDTSLVFIIGVIDIMGQAKILGSRGLAFFEVYIAVSIVYWILCIAVERLLVKIEKRARRYERGIA, from the coding sequence ATGGAAAACTTACTGGATGTGAATTTCTTAATCGAGAGCTTTCCCGCCATCCTCTCCAGGCTGCCGGTTACGATCGGCATCGCAGTCGGCTCGCTGCTATTGAGTTTACTCATCGGCGTGGCTGCGGCATTGATCAAAATCTACAAAGTGCCTGTGCTGAGCGTCATCACGTCGATCTATATCTCCTTTATCCGAGGGACGCCTTTATTGGTTCAGATTTACCTGGTGTTTTACGGGATTCCGAAAATCATTTATTTTCTTCAGAGCGAATACGGCTGGCTTCAGTCGGCGGATGTCAATAGCATTGCCCCGGAATTCTATGCGCTGATGGCCTTTTCCATCAATTTGGGCGCGTATCTATCCGAGACGATCCGTTCGGCAATCGAATCGGTCGACCGCGGGCAGTTCGAAGCCGCCAAAGCGATTGGCATGACGCCTGTTCAGATGATGCTGAAGATCGTCTTTCCGCAAGCTCTGACGGTAGCGATCCCGAACCTTGGCAATATGTTCATCAGCACCATCAAAGACACTTCGCTCGTGTTCATCATCGGCGTCATCGATATCATGGGGCAGGCAAAAATCCTCGGCTCCCGGGGTTTGGCGTTCTTTGAAGTGTATATCGCCGTCTCGATCGTCTATTGGATCTTGTGCATTGCCGTCGAGCGCTTATTGGTGAAGATCGAGAAGCGTGCACGCAGATATGAAAGAGGGATTGCTTGA
- a CDS encoding transporter substrate-binding domain-containing protein, which yields MKRNAYVIATACLVGLAGALAGCSSGETANADGDQVIRVGTQNDYPPFAFADDANQLTGYDVDMMKAVDEQLDGYTFEYVAVPWDSMFLALESNKIQAIADQVAKTPERQEKYLFTDESYFAAETVIAVKEGREDIQTIEDLEGKAVGALAGDSYTLLLEEYNETAAEPIELKYSESGNPSEILQDVQNGRVDAYVNDPIMMNAVLEKNELGVEIVGQSLVNDDMGIVLKDEEKGQELKALIDPILKQLKEDGTLSELSEKWTGGDYIPE from the coding sequence ATGAAAAGAAATGCTTACGTAATCGCAACCGCCTGCTTAGTGGGGCTTGCCGGGGCACTAGCCGGCTGTTCGTCGGGAGAGACAGCAAACGCTGACGGAGACCAAGTGATACGCGTTGGGACACAAAATGACTATCCGCCTTTCGCTTTCGCGGATGACGCCAACCAATTGACGGGCTACGACGTGGACATGATGAAAGCCGTCGATGAACAATTGGACGGCTACACGTTCGAATATGTCGCTGTGCCGTGGGACAGCATGTTCCTCGCACTCGAGTCGAATAAAATCCAGGCCATCGCCGACCAAGTGGCGAAAACGCCGGAACGCCAAGAAAAGTATTTGTTCACCGATGAATCGTATTTCGCAGCGGAAACGGTCATTGCAGTAAAAGAAGGCCGCGAAGACATCCAAACGATTGAAGATTTGGAAGGCAAAGCGGTCGGGGCGTTGGCGGGCGATTCTTACACCTTATTGCTGGAGGAATATAACGAAACCGCCGCCGAGCCGATTGAATTGAAATACAGCGAAAGCGGTAACCCGTCGGAAATTCTGCAGGATGTGCAGAACGGCCGTGTCGACGCATACGTCAACGACCCGATCATGATGAACGCGGTACTGGAAAAAAATGAACTCGGCGTGGAGATTGTCGGCCAATCCTTAGTCAATGACGACATGGGAATCGTCTTGAAAGACGAAGAAAAAGGCCAGGAATTGAAGGCCTTGATTGACCCGATCTTGAAACAGCTGAAAGAAGACGGCACCTTGTCCGAACTGTCCGAGAAATGGACCGGCGGCGACTACATCCCTGAATAA